One segment of Deinococcus misasensis DSM 22328 DNA contains the following:
- a CDS encoding CoA-disulfide reductase, which produces MKVMIIGGVAGGMSAATRLRRLNENAHIVVIERGEHVSFANCGLPYHIGGSIEKREKLLLHTPKSLKDRFELDVRTLTEAVQIDPEAHTVTLKNLRTKETTSETYDKLILSPGASPIRPPLPGIEHALTLRNIPDMDRINAHLDRVQAREAVVIGGGFIGLEMAENLVERGLNVHLVEAGPQVLAPMDPEMAALVQQELVRHGVKLHLNAALQSIEDNGKTVVLNNGVQLAADLIVLAIGVKPETSLAREAGLSLGSRGGILVNDTLQTSHPDVYAVGDAIEKVNLLGEAALVPLAWSANRHGRLVADHISGRSIRTGLHQGTAIAKVFDLAVASTGLNEKQLKNSGKPYQVVHAHPGSHAGYYPGAERLSLKLVFNPQTREIYGAQAVGKDGADKRIDVISTAIKGGILADELSDLELAYAPPFSSAKDPVNMLGYMVENVLEGVPTIQWHEIISGMVLLDVRDPQEYARGHIKGAINIPLNQLRAKHHSLPRGPITAYCQVGQRGYVAARLLGQLGHEVSNLDGGYATLSAARPDLTEVPVV; this is translated from the coding sequence ATGAAAGTGATGATCATTGGAGGGGTTGCTGGAGGCATGTCCGCAGCCACACGCCTCAGAAGACTGAACGAAAACGCCCACATCGTGGTGATCGAGCGTGGCGAACACGTTTCTTTTGCCAATTGCGGTCTGCCTTACCACATTGGGGGCAGCATCGAAAAACGGGAGAAACTGCTCCTCCACACCCCCAAAAGCCTGAAAGACCGCTTTGAACTGGATGTGCGCACCCTCACCGAAGCCGTCCAGATCGATCCAGAGGCCCACACCGTCACCCTGAAAAACCTGCGCACCAAAGAGACCACCTCTGAAACCTATGACAAGTTGATCCTCAGTCCCGGTGCCTCTCCCATCCGGCCTCCCTTGCCGGGCATCGAACACGCCCTGACCCTGCGAAACATTCCAGACATGGACCGCATCAATGCCCATCTGGACCGCGTACAGGCCAGAGAAGCCGTGGTGATTGGCGGAGGTTTCATCGGACTGGAAATGGCCGAAAACCTTGTCGAGCGTGGTCTGAACGTGCATCTCGTGGAAGCCGGACCTCAGGTGCTGGCCCCCATGGACCCGGAAATGGCCGCTCTGGTGCAGCAAGAACTGGTCAGGCACGGGGTCAAACTGCACCTGAACGCAGCCCTGCAAAGCATCGAAGACAACGGTAAAACAGTGGTGCTGAACAACGGCGTCCAGCTTGCAGCAGACCTGATTGTGCTGGCCATCGGGGTCAAACCCGAGACCTCCCTCGCCAGAGAAGCCGGACTGAGCCTCGGGTCCAGAGGGGGCATTCTGGTGAACGACACCCTCCAGACCAGCCATCCTGACGTTTACGCGGTTGGAGACGCCATCGAAAAAGTGAACCTGCTTGGAGAAGCTGCGCTGGTGCCCCTCGCATGGTCTGCCAACCGACATGGCAGGCTGGTTGCAGACCACATCTCGGGCCGTTCCATTCGCACGGGTCTTCATCAGGGGACTGCAATTGCCAAAGTGTTTGATCTGGCCGTTGCCAGCACGGGCCTGAACGAAAAACAACTGAAGAACTCGGGCAAGCCGTATCAGGTGGTGCACGCCCATCCCGGTTCACACGCCGGGTATTACCCCGGAGCGGAACGCCTCAGCCTCAAACTGGTGTTCAATCCCCAGACCCGAGAAATTTACGGGGCGCAAGCGGTGGGCAAAGACGGTGCAGACAAACGCATTGATGTGATTTCCACCGCCATCAAAGGGGGCATTCTGGCAGATGAACTCAGCGATCTGGAACTGGCGTATGCTCCACCTTTCAGCAGTGCCAAGGACCCGGTCAACATGCTGGGCTACATGGTCGAAAATGTGCTGGAAGGGGTGCCCACCATCCAGTGGCATGAAATCATCTCTGGGATGGTCTTGCTGGATGTCCGTGATCCTCAGGAATACGCCAGAGGCCACATCAAAGGGGCCATCAACATCCCCCTGAATCAGCTTCGTGCAAAACACCACTC
- the ligA gene encoding NAD-dependent DNA ligase LigA, with protein MSTHERYLSLVNEIQEHNRRYYLEDNPSIPDAEYDLLMRELRALEEQHPEWIAKNSPTQTVGTDTDNELDDALLARSPFAPIQHLNRMTSLDNAFDDADLQSFEERINRVLGTANQSYAYTCELKIDGLSINVYYHHGQLTWAATRGNGVIGEDVTANLLTIPGIPRKLEGVPEHLEVRGEVFMTKEEFLRLNADAEEMGTTVFKNPRNAAAGSLRQKDPTVTASRKLQVNFYALGSTEGLPIQTQSDLLQWLQDHGFQTNPYSKRVQGWHEAAEYHREMIQERPNFPVDADGSVVKVDRFDLQNELGFTSRAPRWAIAYKFPVEEARTVLQDIQINVGRTGKLAPLAVLDPVDVEGSTVARATLHNEDFIRDLDLHIGDTVVVRKAGGVIPEIVRVVKELRPEGAVPFRFPTHCPVCGHEVTRDPENADTYCVNPECPSQAYQRILHFIHKGAMDIAGMGEKTLEQLVNAGTVTNVADLYALNMETLLKLERMGEKNATKLLQQLEESKSRPMARLIFGLGIRYVGARNAELLEKHFPSLDALLAASEQDLCNIPGLGDRIAESVYHALQDQNMRDLIERLRGFGLNFQSTFEAAGEELAGLSFVITGTLTRPRDEVKKRLERLGARVTGSVTKKTDYVLAGEEAGSKLDKARELGVKVLDETALEALIAEKTAK; from the coding sequence ATGAGCACCCACGAACGCTATTTATCGCTGGTGAACGAGATTCAGGAGCATAACCGCCGTTATTACCTCGAAGACAACCCCTCCATCCCGGACGCCGAGTACGACCTCCTCATGCGTGAATTGCGGGCTCTGGAAGAACAGCATCCCGAGTGGATCGCCAAAAACAGCCCCACCCAGACTGTGGGCACCGACACCGACAACGAACTGGACGATGCCTTGCTGGCCCGTTCACCCTTTGCACCCATCCAGCACCTGAACCGCATGACCTCTCTGGACAATGCCTTCGATGACGCAGACCTGCAATCTTTCGAGGAGCGCATCAACCGGGTGCTGGGCACAGCCAACCAGAGTTATGCCTACACCTGCGAACTGAAAATCGATGGTCTGAGCATCAACGTGTACTACCACCATGGTCAACTGACCTGGGCAGCCACCCGTGGCAACGGGGTGATCGGTGAAGACGTGACTGCCAACCTCCTGACCATTCCCGGCATTCCCAGAAAGCTGGAAGGGGTCCCTGAGCATCTGGAGGTGCGCGGAGAAGTCTTCATGACCAAAGAAGAGTTCTTGCGCCTGAACGCAGACGCCGAAGAAATGGGCACAACGGTGTTCAAAAACCCCCGCAATGCAGCAGCAGGGTCGTTGCGCCAGAAAGACCCCACGGTGACGGCCAGTCGCAAGTTGCAGGTGAATTTTTATGCTCTGGGAAGCACCGAAGGCCTGCCCATCCAGACCCAGTCGGATTTGCTGCAGTGGTTGCAAGACCACGGTTTCCAGACCAACCCTTATTCCAAACGGGTTCAGGGCTGGCATGAAGCCGCCGAGTACCACCGCGAGATGATTCAGGAGCGTCCCAACTTCCCTGTGGACGCAGATGGCAGTGTGGTCAAAGTGGACCGTTTCGACCTGCAAAACGAACTGGGCTTCACCTCCAGAGCCCCCAGATGGGCCATCGCCTACAAATTCCCTGTGGAAGAAGCCAGAACCGTGCTTCAGGACATCCAGATCAATGTGGGTCGCACCGGAAAACTGGCTCCTCTGGCTGTGCTGGACCCTGTGGATGTGGAGGGTTCCACGGTGGCCCGGGCAACGCTCCACAACGAGGATTTCATCCGGGATCTGGACCTGCACATCGGAGACACCGTGGTGGTGCGCAAAGCCGGTGGGGTCATCCCTGAAATTGTGCGTGTGGTGAAAGAACTTCGTCCAGAGGGGGCTGTGCCTTTCCGTTTCCCCACCCACTGTCCGGTGTGTGGCCACGAAGTGACCCGCGATCCTGAAAATGCCGACACCTACTGCGTGAACCCCGAGTGCCCTTCGCAGGCCTACCAGCGGATTTTGCACTTCATTCACAAAGGGGCCATGGACATTGCCGGGATGGGGGAGAAGACCCTCGAACAACTGGTGAACGCTGGCACCGTGACCAACGTGGCAGACCTGTATGCCCTGAACATGGAGACCCTGCTCAAACTGGAACGCATGGGCGAGAAAAACGCCACCAAGCTGCTCCAGCAACTGGAAGAAAGCAAATCCCGGCCCATGGCCCGCCTGATTTTTGGTCTGGGGATCCGCTATGTGGGGGCCAGAAACGCAGAATTGCTGGAAAAACACTTCCCGAGTCTGGACGCTTTGCTGGCAGCCTCGGAGCAGGATCTCTGCAACATTCCGGGCCTCGGGGACCGCATTGCAGAAAGCGTCTACCACGCTTTGCAAGACCAGAACATGCGCGACCTGATCGAGCGTTTGCGTGGGTTTGGTCTGAACTTTCAGAGCACTTTCGAAGCCGCAGGAGAAGAACTTGCTGGTCTGTCTTTCGTGATCACCGGAACCTTGACCCGCCCCAGAGATGAAGTCAAAAAGCGTCTGGAACGTCTGGGTGCCCGTGTGACCGGAAGTGTGACCAAAAAAACCGATTACGTGCTGGCCGGAGAAGAAGCCGGTTCCAAGCTGGACAAGGCCAGAGAACTCGGGGTGAAGGTGCTGGATGAAACGGCTCTGGAAGCATTGATTGCTGAAAAAACCGCCAAATGA